DNA from candidate division KSB1 bacterium:
CAGCCCGATGCCATCCTCATTTACGCAGGACACAACGAATTTTACGGCGCCTTGGGAGTCGGGTCGACGGAATCATTGGGAAGAAATCCTCAAGTCATTTATGCTTATCTCAAGCTCAAACGCTTCAAGACGTTCCTGTTGGTACGCGATCTAGTCGGTGCGGTGCGCAAAGCATTCATACGAACAGCGGGCGGCGGCACGCGACTCGATCCCTCGAACACGCTGATGGCGCGCATCGTTTCCGAAAAGGCGATCCCTTATCAGAGCGAGCTTTACAAGCAGGGCGTCGCGGTTTATCGTGAGAACCTGCGGCGTATCTTTTCCAAGGCCAAGAAAAGGGGTGTGCCGATCATCATCAGCGAGCTGGTCAGCAACATCAAAGATCAGCCGCCGTTCGTTTCAGTCAAATATGATACCTTTCCACCCGCATCTTTTGCCTACGAAATCGGCAGAAAGCTGATCGACCAAGGCCAATTTCAGGACGCCCGCATTGCCCTGACGTATGCCAAGGACCTCGATGCACTGCGATTCCGAGCCACAGAAGAGATGAACGCAATTATCCACGAAGTGGCGGCCGAGTTTAACGCTCCGGTAGTGCCGATGAAAAACTATTTCGAAGCCGCCTGCGAGCACGGGTTGATCGGCAACGAAGTGATTTTGGAGCATCTGCATCCGAACATCAAAGGCTATTTCATCATGGCGGATGCATTTCTCAATACCATGCGGGACAACGGCTTAATCGCTGCCCGATGGCCGGAGCAGCGCATTCTGCCCTCATCGTACTATGAGCAGACATGGGGATTGACGGCGCTCGACACGGTCGCCGCGGAATACAGCATTCGCTACTTACGGGGCGGGTGGCCGTTCAAGCCGGAGACCGAGCCCAATCGAACATTGGAGACGCTTATTCCCAGGACGATCGAGGACTCGTTGGCGCTGCGGATTCTGGTGGATTCGAATTATTCGCCGGTTGCGGCGCACGCCGATCTCGGTCGCTACTATCAGAAAAAGGGTGATTATGAAAGGGCTTTTCGCGAATACAAAGCCGCCTATTACAGTATTCCCTTCGAACTCGAGTTCTACGAGGGAGCCGTCGAAAACCTTGTGCGTTTGAACCGACTTCCCGAGGCTTTGCGGGTTCTGCAGGTTGCCAACCGCTACGGACGCACCCCATTTACAGATAAATGGACCGGCACGCTTTTGGCCATGGCGGGAAAGCTTCAAGACGCAAGGCCGTATTTGGAACGGGCCGTCGAGGCCGCACCGAATGACAAACAGGCTTTGCGCAATCTAAAAAAGGTTTATGACGGCCTCATGATGAAAGACAAAGCAGCGGAAATTGCCGCAAAATTAGGCGAAGAAGAACAAGAGGCGGGCAGTTTCAATCCCTTAAGCGAC
Protein-coding regions in this window:
- a CDS encoding tetratricopeptide repeat protein: MEKGSLSLSARKKRLFSLFAYLTPFLFLVLLELLLQLVKYGGDQRLFVTGPEKQISHYWMCGQEVGKRYFFMQNTKPSPPKDLFLKKKPENGYRIFVMGGSTAAGFPYGKNVMFSRILHFRLQDIFPDKHIEVVNTAMSAVNSYTLLDLTDEILDKQPDAILIYAGHNEFYGALGVGSTESLGRNPQVIYAYLKLKRFKTFLLVRDLVGAVRKAFIRTAGGGTRLDPSNTLMARIVSEKAIPYQSELYKQGVAVYRENLRRIFSKAKKRGVPIIISELVSNIKDQPPFVSVKYDTFPPASFAYEIGRKLIDQGQFQDARIALTYAKDLDALRFRATEEMNAIIHEVAAEFNAPVVPMKNYFEAACEHGLIGNEVILEHLHPNIKGYFIMADAFLNTMRDNGLIAARWPEQRILPSSYYEQTWGLTALDTVAAEYSIRYLRGGWPFKPETEPNRTLETLIPRTIEDSLALRILVDSNYSPVAAHADLGRYYQKKGDYERAFREYKAAYYSIPFELEFYEGAVENLVRLNRLPEALRVLQVANRYGRTPFTDKWTGTLLAMAGKLQDARPYLERAVEAAPNDKQALRNLKKVYDGLMMKDKAAEIAAKLGEEEQEAGSFNPLSDEDKQRLAYTAMLKQAQSLMQKKDYNSALRFFRRAHAIHPSSQTLKWVGMLELAVGDLQDGVPHLEEYLQEAPSDFEAAYNLCQAYIKLSRKQEAQELMKKLDKLRPNFKDPQNLRGKIAQLP